ATactcaaattttttttatttatatagcTTCTTGATTTAAGATTTCTGAGCCCATTGGGTCTCTTATCAACACCTCGACTCTTGAAGAAAGATATCCCAGAAGAACTGAAAGATGCAAAACATGGAATTGTCATGGGAGTGTCTTCAGAAAAATGTGATAATGGAAAGGTGATTTTTCATAttagttatttaaaaaattttcagctAAACTTAGCAATATTGAAATTCTTAAGGTCAATATAACAAAGGATTGGGATGGTTCCCCTGTAAACCATACATGCTTCACTTCCAAGTATCCACTTCCAGTCAAAGAGGACATTGAACCATTTATAACATGTGATAAAATTCCTCCTGGAAATTATTCAGTATTAAAATATCTGACTGCATATGTTGAGAAATTGATTAACGTAAACATGTTTATTCCATCAGCCTCCACACTATTGTATGGACACCATAGTTCAGTACAATTCAGCTATTCCAACATAGTAAGTCTCCCTTGTTATTGCAGTTGAAATTAATAAATTGgtaattttttcttcctcccaAACATGATTACAGTGAAGGACATCGTCCTCTTTGGCCCATTTTCGGTGAATACCAGTTTGTCCCACCTCAGCGCTGGCTACATAACATCGAAGTGCGATTACTTTCGTAAAAATTTTAGCCGTAGCTATTCAGACTAATCATTCCCATTTCTGTCGCAGCATGGAGCGATTGTCATGTTATATCACCCTTGCGCTGAACCTTCAGAAATTCTAAAGTTGAAAAAGCTTGTCAAATCTTGCCTTTGGAAATATGTTATAACTCCTTGGAACAAAATGAGCAGAGAACTGGTGAGCAgtggatgtattttttttttttagtttcaacAGAATCTATTTGTAGCCTGATAGCTGGACAACAAGGCTGGTGTGCAGGTGTgtattgatttttatttcttattctcAGCCTTTTGCACTGGTAGCGTGGGGATGCCGCCTACAAATGGCAAAAGTGGATACTGGAATCGTCCGATACTTCATCCGTTCTAAAGCATTCCGCGGACCTGAATCTCATTATCTAAAACAAGGTCAGTTCTCTGTGGGTCTTATTGAAGTTTCAAACCCACCAAGTGATCCTTCGCTGGACAAAGTGCTCTGCTGATGAGTGAAAGTAATCTTCATTTTGCTCAGTACAATTACTTAAAAAATCGTTGCAATTATATCACGATTACTGTATAAAAATAGATCTTTTatcatttattttgtttgataGAAGGTACAGGGGGcgttttttttcatattaATAACAATTTTTCAGGAcaatcagcaattttttttttcattcaacgTGAATCCATGTCATCCAATGTCATTTTCAAGTAGAACACATATTAATACagttttaattcaaattttttgcgGAAGAAAACGTCGTTATTCTTCTGTTGCATTCTAGTAAATCCATCTACGTTAAAAACGCAGACAGTTTAGCATTAGGCAACAATCATGGTGGCAAATCCTTTGGACAGTCAAGCATTTTTGTTtggatttttcgtcaaaatatATCGGGAATATCTGTGCGCCTCACGTTCAAGAAAATTGCCACAATACATGCATATTTGTTAACAAGGATTTCgttgaaaaaagaacaatCACGTTGGAATGCCGTATTCTGGAGTAATGTTAAAGAAGTCGTAATACTGAATGGGAAGTGGATCCAAGCCACGTTCTTTCAGTGCAAGTTGCACGCTTTCTATCGCCTTGTGAATTAATAATCTCTGGCTGGCAGTGTATGGGAACCTACATAAACAAATAATCGTGTTAAATTAATCGAAAATATAGTAAATATAATAAGGACAATGTCCAATCTAATGTACTAAGAGAAAATGAACGTACTCGGTTTGCGCCGTTTGATTAGATTCGCGTTTGAATGAATTATCCGCCGTGTGACGTAGAACGCATTCGAGTCTTTCTTTGTCGTAACCCAACCCGAGCATCTTTAACAGACGTTTCAGTTCCGATCGAGTTTCCCGATGTAGGCGCTCGTAGTATATGATGCCACCTTGTTTTAATCCACGGATCCAGACGGTCGCCAAAGTCTCCCAGCCGGCCACAGATCGACTCACAAAATTATCCCATTCTGAATAT
This sequence is a window from Daphnia magna isolate NIES linkage group LG7, ASM2063170v1.1, whole genome shotgun sequence. Protein-coding genes within it:
- the LOC116927910 gene encoding uncharacterized protein LOC116927910, giving the protein MNQTKHCITIGFLIFLELLFMVLCHAEHNSPVSGISNSDPKFLSPLGLLSTPRLLKKDIPEELKDAKHGIVMGVSSEKCDNGKVNITKDWDGSPVNHTCFTSKYPLPVKEDIEPFITCDKIPPGNYSPPHYCMDTIVQYNSAIPTYEGHRPLWPIFGEYQFVPPQRWLHNIEHGAIVMLYHPCAEPSEILKLKKLVKSCLWKYVITPWNKMSRELPFALVAWGCRLQMAKVDTGIVRYFIRSKAFRGPESHYLKQGQFSVGLIEVSNPPSDPSLDKVLC